A region of Esox lucius isolate fEsoLuc1 chromosome 3, fEsoLuc1.pri, whole genome shotgun sequence DNA encodes the following proteins:
- the homeza gene encoding homeobox and leucine zipper encoding a, protein MATHVGRNKIGLEVNMKESSKCDVTRAERQGKQASPSSPKTSHHHVTNGKSHRSSDHCATDSDGGEGGDAGVSFSTNHNSVVCLPLVSEGLKLVWTQSDQTRELDTIQELVQAFNVFPYPTSREVSSLARLCALPLDKVKVWFMVQRIKYGISWASEEIEETRHKLAGPECANDFSNEDSKTRNGSRELSVEAENNGQMNNGHHSSLLHPRKQVRHETPEPCKPAATIQHFSSSLPPPEDSYYYRPPVDTPEITDTSLSLSENSLSSPQQPQRGRYKKTKAQLAVLRSSFLRENWPAETELRRLQEETGLSRNDIRKWFSDSRYQVRNGRGLLGTSMVYPQLVIGQTKYRSQQLQPLPLVAHRTRDEENGNEVQGGVQAKGARSNGVKDSHFFQNFLSNSLEAFGEGAVGVEAEENKVVKEASVHTNTIKEEVVVQYKEKPLQFIKGSKESEIKPPPTSAVTISASSPHCHSTTVPPLTAVPTNKHSFTSTSTLQKSAHSTKALVTTTSLSSPPTSSSPLLTPAGRPRKTKEQLDVLKEHFLRCQWPKSEDYTQLVELTGLPRADVIQWFGDTRYAVKNGQLRWVQGVREQFLAELATQQNGSGLTSGIGSSGTPRITGSRKRKSHVNGATAATADYPDISPLEVYYRLTGVLHEKDLDSLCKKSRMSYQQVRDWFAQEGKLINPESNVSD, encoded by the coding sequence ATGGCAACACACGTTGGTCGTAATAAAATAGGATTGGAGGTGAACATGAAGGAGTCCTCCAAGTGTGACGTCACAAGGGCCGAGCGTCAAGGAAAACAGGCCTCCCCGAGTTCCCCCAAGACCTCACACCACCACGTCACCAATGGAAAGAGCCATCGCTCCTCTGACCACTGTGCAACAGATAGTGATGGAGGTGAGGGTGGAGATGCCGGGGTTAGTTTCAGCACCAACCACAACTCTGTGGTATGTCTGCCGTTGGTCTCTGAGGGCCTGAAGCTTGTCTGGACACAGTCAGATCAGACACGTGAGCTGGACACCATCCAAGAGCTGGTCCAGGCTTTCAATGTGTTCCCGTACCCGACGTCTCGGGAGGTGAGTTCCTTGGCACGACTCTGTGCCCTGCCTCTGGACAAGGTTAAGGTCTGGTTCATGGTGCAGAGAATAAAGTATGGCATTAGCTGGGCCTCAGAGGAGATTGAGGAGACGCGCCACAAGCTGGCTGGACCGGAGTGTGCCAACGACTTTTCAAATGAAGATTCAAAGACGAGGAATGGGTCTAGGGAGTTATCTGTCGAGGCGGAGAACAATGGTCAAATGAATAACGGTCATCACTCTTCCCTGCTCCACCCAAGAAAACAAGTCCGACACGAAACCCCAGAACCCTGCAAACCAGCTGCCACTATCCAGCATTTCAgttcctctctcccacccccaGAGGATTCATACTATTACCGCCCTCCTGTGGACACGCCTGAAATTACAGATACTTCCTTGAGCCTCTCTGAGAACTCGCTTAGCTCTCCACAGCAACCACAACGCGGACGCTACAAAAAGACCAAAGCTCAGCTTGCAGTCCTTCGCAGTAGCTTCCTACGGGAAAACTGGCCTGCGGAGACAGAGCTTCGACGCCTGCAGGAGGAAACGGGCCTGAGTCGCAATGACATCCGGAAGTGGTTCAGCGATAGCAGGTACCAGGTTAGAAATGGACGAGGACTGCTTGGAACATCCATGGTCTATCCTCAGCTTGTCATAGGACAAACAAAGTACAGGTCTCAGCAACTTCAGCCTCTTCCACTTGTAGCTCACAGGACCCGGGATGAAGAAAATGGTAATGAAGTGCAGGGAGGAGTTCAAGCTAAGGGAGCTCGCAGCAATGGGGTAAAAGATTCACACTTCTTCCAGAACTTCCTGTCAAACAGCCTGGAGGCATTTGGGGAGGGAGCAGTGGGAGTGGAGGCGGAAGAGAACAAGGTTGTGAAGGAAGCCTCTGTTCACACTAATACTATAAAGGAAGAGGTAGTAGTGCAATATAAAGAAAAGCCCCTGCAATTCATTAAAGGCAGCAAGGAATCAGAGATTAAACCGCCACCAACCTCAGCTGTTACCATCTCTGCTTCCTCCCCCCACTGTCATTCTACAACTGTTCCACCTTTGACTGCTGTCCCCACTAATAAGCATAGTTTTACTAGCACCAGCACCCTGCAGAAGTCTGCTCACTCAACCAAAGCCTTAGTCACAACCACATCTCTCTCCAGTCCTCCCACATCTTCGTCTCCTCTTCTTACACCTGCTGGCCGACCTAGGAAGACCAAAGAGCAACTGGATGTGCTAAAGGAGCACTTCTTGCGCTGCCAGTGGCCTAAGAGCGAAGACTACACCCAGCTGGTAGAGCTCACAGGCTTGCCCCGGGCAGATGTCATCCAGTGGTTTGGGGATACGCGCTATGCTGTTAAAAATGGCCAGCTACGCTGGGTGCAGGGGGTCCGTGAGCAGTTCCTGGCTGAACTAGCCACACAGCAAAATGGCAGCGGACTAACCAGTGGAATCGGCTCGAGCGGGACCCCTCGCATTACAGGTAGCCGCAAACGTAAGTCTCATGTGAATGGCGCCACAGCAGCAACTGCAGATTACCCGGACATCAGTCCGCTGGAAGTTTACTATCGCTTGACAGGAGTTCTTCATGAGAAAGACCTTGACTCCCTTTGCAAAAAGTCTCGAATGAGCTATCAGCAGGTGCGAGACTGGTTTGCTCAGGAGGGCAAGTTAATTAACCCAGAGTCCAATGTTTCTGATTGA